A single Populus nigra chromosome 13, ddPopNigr1.1, whole genome shotgun sequence DNA region contains:
- the LOC133671033 gene encoding uncharacterized protein LOC133671033 translates to MASLVSRRKPLGDLSNSMKTDGPRIPRDASKTKSISKASGKVQTAGRKPLSDISNSRKPETKKKSFNAKLSVLTEEPDRTSAIAEEKFLHNHEECIKAQTRAMDIDEFLQSIGLNDDFSKKLGISCSPPPTITMKSPPRPLQLEAMTEQLHEDKSWEYKLDTSSPFRTPISPKQYMDWWKDHDDNCINFKLIETP, encoded by the exons ATGGCATCACTAGTGAGTAGACGGAAACCTCTTGGTGATTTGTCAAATTCAATGAAGACTGATGGCCCTCGAATTCCACGTGATGCAAGCAAGACGAAAAGTATCTCAAAAGCATCAGGGAAAGTGCAGACTGCTGGTAGAAAACCACTGTCAGACATTTCTAATTCAAGGAAGCCTGAGACTAAAAAGAAGAGTTTCAATGCAAAGCTAAGTGTTCTGACAGAAGAACCAGATCGAACCAGTGCAATTGCTGAGGAAAAGTTTCTGCACAATCATGAGGAGTGCATCAAAGCACAAACAAGAGCTATGGACATCGATGAGTTTCTGCAATCAATTGGACTAAACGATG ATTTCTCCAAGAAGTTGGGAATTTCATGTTCACCACCGCCAACAATTACAATGAAG AGTCCCCCAAGGCCCTTGCAATTGGAAGCGATGACAGAGCAGCTCCATGAAGATAAGTCTTGGGAATACAAACTTGATACTTCATCTCCTTTCAGAACGCCAATATCACCAAAACAATATATGGACTGGTGGAAGGACCATGATGATAACTGCATCAACTTCAAGTTGATAGAAACCCCATAG